A stretch of the Longimicrobiales bacterium genome encodes the following:
- a CDS encoding DUF2391 family protein, producing the protein MRNADTRTRTTLFLTGLARAFGGAIFFSLPLLMTMEMWWLGFYMDRFRLALLMLAMVPLLIALDHYVGFKEEQTTWRE; encoded by the coding sequence ATGAGGAACGCCGACACCCGAACACGCACGACGCTGTTCCTGACGGGACTCGCACGTGCATTCGGCGGCGCCATCTTCTTCTCGCTGCCTCTCCTGATGACGATGGAGATGTGGTGGCTCGGCTTCTACATGGATCGCTTCAGGCTGGCGCTCCTGATGCTCGCCATGGTGCCGTTGCTCATCGCGCTCGACCACTACGTCGGTTTCAAGGAGGAGCAGACGACGTGGCGTGAG
- a CDS encoding PadR family transcriptional regulator: protein MGETTRGDVIKGTLDMLVLQTLQLGAMHGWGITELLEQRSDRVLQIGQGSLYPALYRLERQGLVTSEWRVTENNRRARYYSLTRAGRERLRQERAEWQRVSRAVSQVMQLDG from the coding sequence ATGGGAGAGACGACGCGCGGCGATGTCATCAAGGGCACACTGGACATGCTGGTTCTGCAGACGCTGCAGCTCGGTGCGATGCACGGGTGGGGGATCACGGAGCTGCTGGAGCAGCGCTCGGATCGAGTGCTGCAGATCGGGCAGGGATCGCTGTACCCGGCGCTGTATCGGCTCGAGCGGCAGGGGCTGGTGACGTCCGAGTGGCGGGTGACGGAGAACAATCGCCGTGCGCGGTACTACTCGCTCACGCGAGCGGGTCGCGAGCGGCTGCGGCAGGAGCGGGCGGAGTGGCAGCGCGTTTCGCGGGCGGTGAGCCAGGTAATGCAGCTGGACGGGTAA